The proteins below come from a single Aegilops tauschii subsp. strangulata cultivar AL8/78 chromosome 6, Aet v6.0, whole genome shotgun sequence genomic window:
- the LOC109785648 gene encoding glucan endo-1,3-beta-glucosidase 3, producing the protein MEAALVLVVAVLLGSSALVASDFCVCRSEQPTAVLQKAIDYACGQGADCTAIAQSGACYSPDEVAAHCSWAANSYFQKFRSTGATCDFSGAATLSTTDPSFSGCTFPSSASAAGTTTGTGTATTGTGTTTGTGTTTGGTFSPGMGTGFNSTGFSPTTGSMDGTAAAAGLLPSIRLAASIAVLLLSYLALP; encoded by the exons ATGGAGGCGGCATTGGTTCTGGTGGTGGCGGTGCTCCTTGGGTCCTCAGCCCTTGTTGCCTCAG ATTTCTGCGTGTGCCGGTCGGAGCAGCCGACGGCGGTGCTGCAGAAGGCGATCGACTACGCGTGCGGGCAGGGCGCGGACTGCACGGCCATCGCGCAGAGCGGGGCGTGCTACAGCCCCGACGAGGTCGCCGCGCACTGCTCCTGGGCCGCCAACAGCTACTTCCAGAAGTTCAGGTCCACCGGCGCCACCTGCGACTTCTCCGGCGCCGCCACCCTCTCCACCACCGACCCCA GTTTCTCTGGTTGCACGTTCCCATCCAGTGCCAG TGCCGCCGGCACCACCACGGGAACCGGGACAGCCACGACGGGCACCGGCACCACCACGGGCACCGGGACGACCACGGGGGGCACCTTCAGCCCCGGGATGGGCACCGGCTTCAACAGCACCGGGTTCAGCCCGACAACCGGGAGCATGGACGGCACCGCCGCGGCGGCCGGCTTGCTTCCGTCGATCAGACTGGCGGCCTCCatcgccgtcctcctcctctcctacTTGGCGCTGCCATGA